The Fictibacillus arsenicus genome contains a region encoding:
- the hutU gene encoding urocanate hydratase, giving the protein MSNVKHSISAARGTKLSAKGWVQEAAIRMLMNNLDAQVAENPDELVVYGGIGKAARNWVSYHKIVETLERLENDETLLVQSGKPVAVFKSHTDAPRVLLANSNLVPAWANWETFRDLEKRGLMMYGQMTAGSWIYIGTQGILQGTYETFAEAARKHFNGSLKGTITLTAGLGGMGGAQPLAVTMNDGVVIAIDVDETRIQRRLDTRYLDKKTDSLDEALAMAKEFAAKGEPLSIGLLGNAAELLPKMIEMGKIPDLVTDQTSAHDPLHGYLPVGLSMEEGAELRKRNPEQYIEKSKHSMAVHVQAMLEMQKKGAVVFDYGNNIRQVALDEGVKNAFDFPGFVPAFIRPLFCEGKGPFRWVALSGDPEDIRKTDEVILREFSDNEHLCKWIKMAQEKVQFQGLPSRICWLGYGERAKFGKIINEMVANGELSAPIVIGRDHLDCGSVASPNRETEGMMDGSDAVADWPILNAMINAVNGASWVSVHHGGGVGMGYSLHAGMVVVADGTEEAARRLERVLTSDPGMGIVRHADAGYDLAIKTAEEKGVDLPMINK; this is encoded by the coding sequence ATGTCAAACGTAAAACATTCAATTTCAGCTGCAAGAGGCACTAAATTATCTGCAAAGGGCTGGGTGCAGGAAGCAGCTATCCGTATGCTCATGAACAATCTCGATGCACAAGTGGCAGAGAATCCGGATGAGCTTGTCGTTTATGGAGGAATCGGAAAGGCTGCGCGCAACTGGGTTTCTTATCATAAGATCGTTGAAACATTAGAAAGACTTGAAAATGATGAAACACTTCTCGTACAGTCCGGAAAGCCTGTTGCAGTTTTCAAGTCACATACGGATGCACCGCGTGTACTGCTTGCAAACTCTAACCTTGTTCCGGCATGGGCAAATTGGGAGACATTCCGTGATCTCGAAAAAAGAGGTCTCATGATGTATGGCCAGATGACAGCCGGAAGCTGGATCTATATCGGCACGCAAGGAATTCTGCAAGGAACATACGAAACTTTTGCAGAAGCAGCCCGCAAGCATTTTAATGGTTCGTTAAAAGGAACGATTACGCTTACAGCAGGACTTGGCGGTATGGGCGGTGCTCAGCCTCTAGCTGTAACGATGAACGATGGTGTAGTAATAGCGATCGATGTAGATGAAACAAGAATTCAGCGCCGTCTTGATACAAGATACTTAGATAAAAAGACAGACAGCTTAGATGAAGCTTTAGCAATGGCAAAGGAATTTGCGGCAAAAGGAGAGCCGTTATCAATCGGACTCTTAGGTAATGCGGCTGAACTTTTACCGAAAATGATCGAGATGGGTAAAATCCCTGACCTTGTAACAGACCAGACATCTGCGCATGATCCTTTGCATGGTTACTTGCCAGTGGGTCTTTCCATGGAAGAAGGCGCAGAACTGCGTAAACGAAATCCTGAGCAGTATATCGAAAAGTCAAAGCACTCGATGGCTGTTCACGTTCAAGCAATGCTGGAAATGCAAAAGAAAGGTGCCGTTGTTTTTGATTATGGAAACAACATCAGACAAGTAGCCTTAGATGAAGGTGTAAAGAACGCATTTGATTTCCCTGGCTTCGTTCCAGCGTTTATTCGTCCGCTCTTCTGCGAAGGAAAAGGACCGTTCCGCTGGGTAGCCTTATCAGGTGATCCGGAAGATATCAGAAAAACAGATGAAGTCATCTTAAGAGAATTCAGCGACAATGAGCACCTTTGCAAATGGATCAAGATGGCTCAGGAAAAAGTACAGTTCCAAGGGCTTCCTTCCCGTATCTGCTGGTTAGGATACGGAGAGCGTGCGAAATTTGGAAAAATCATTAACGAAATGGTAGCTAATGGTGAATTGTCAGCACCGATCGTTATCGGACGTGACCATCTGGATTGCGGTTCTGTAGCTTCACCGAACCGTGAGACTGAGGGAATGATGGACGGCAGTGATGCAGTTGCAGACTGGCCGATCCTGAACGCAATGATCAATGCTGTTAACGGTGCAAGCTGGGTTTCTGTCCACCATGGCGGCGGCGTAGGAATGGGCTACTCTCTTCATGCAGGAATGGTAGTTGTGGCAGACGGGACAGAAGAAGCAGCACGCCGATTAGAGCGCGTATTAACGAGCGATCCTGGAATGGGAATTGTCAGACATGCTGATGCAGGTTATGATCTAGCAATTAAAACAGCGGAAGAAAAAGGCGTTGACCTGCCGATGATCAATAAATAA
- the hutI gene encoding imidazolonepropionase codes for MLDTLIFASQIVVPAGEGRALRGAEMNKLKVIDNGAVGIKDGKIAFVGTREEAADLKANETIDAEGKLLSPGLVDPHTHLVFGGSREHELALKQQGVPYLEILAQGGGILSTVRATRETTEDALFEKAMFHLNRCLTYGVTTMEAKSGYGLDKETELKQLRVAKKLNESHPMDLVSTFLGAHAIPENYKGRPDAFLEEMLSMLSVISKEGLAEFVDIFCETGVFSVEQSRTFLQKAKTAGFGVKIHADEIDPLGGTEMACEIGAVSADHLVGASKEGVRMLGESDTIAVLLPGTTFYLGKDHFAPAREMISSGAAVALSTDFNPGSSPTENIQFIMNLAALKLKMTPEEIWNAVTVNAAYAIGRGDVAGSLIKGRNADLVLWDVPNYKYVPYHYGVNHVNRVWKNGVLVAGKADSHANYTLSS; via the coding sequence ATGCTAGATACATTAATCTTTGCTTCACAAATTGTCGTTCCTGCCGGAGAAGGCAGAGCACTTCGCGGAGCGGAAATGAATAAGCTCAAAGTAATTGATAATGGAGCTGTCGGAATAAAGGATGGCAAGATCGCTTTTGTTGGAACACGTGAAGAAGCGGCTGATCTAAAAGCTAACGAAACGATAGATGCTGAAGGGAAATTATTATCACCTGGATTAGTTGATCCCCATACACATTTAGTGTTTGGGGGATCGCGTGAGCATGAACTGGCGCTGAAACAACAGGGTGTTCCTTACCTGGAAATCCTGGCGCAAGGCGGCGGAATTCTTTCCACAGTAAGAGCAACAAGGGAAACAACTGAAGATGCACTTTTTGAAAAAGCGATGTTTCATTTAAACAGATGTTTAACTTATGGTGTTACGACAATGGAAGCGAAAAGCGGCTACGGCCTTGATAAAGAAACAGAATTGAAGCAGCTTCGCGTAGCCAAAAAGCTGAATGAATCACATCCGATGGATCTCGTTTCTACCTTTTTGGGAGCGCATGCTATTCCGGAAAATTATAAAGGAAGACCGGATGCCTTTTTAGAAGAAATGCTATCTATGCTGAGTGTTATCTCGAAAGAAGGTCTGGCTGAATTTGTAGATATCTTCTGTGAGACAGGTGTCTTTTCGGTTGAGCAGTCCAGAACATTTTTACAAAAAGCAAAAACAGCCGGGTTTGGCGTGAAGATACATGCTGACGAAATCGATCCGCTTGGCGGAACAGAAATGGCGTGTGAGATCGGTGCTGTTTCAGCTGATCACCTTGTTGGAGCAAGCAAGGAAGGCGTCCGCATGCTAGGCGAATCAGATACGATAGCTGTTCTGTTGCCTGGAACAACGTTTTATTTAGGAAAAGATCACTTTGCACCTGCAAGAGAAATGATCTCGAGCGGAGCAGCGGTAGCTCTTTCAACAGACTTCAATCCTGGCAGTTCGCCAACCGAGAATATTCAATTCATTATGAATTTAGCAGCTCTAAAGCTGAAGATGACACCAGAAGAAATCTGGAACGCAGTAACGGTTAACGCCGCTTATGCGATCGGGCGCGGTGATGTTGCCGGGAGTTTGATAAAAGGCAGAAATGCGGATCTTGTGCTTTGGGATGTCCCGAATTACAAATATGTTCCTTATCATTATGGTGTTAACCACGTAAATAGAGTTTGGAAAAACGGTGTATTGGTGGCTGGAAAGGCGGATTCACATGCAAACTATACCCTTTCTTCGTAA
- the hutG gene encoding formimidoylglutamase has product MQTIPFLRKTGEAPFTDRGIKKAGQLLKPWTGEGVKGVAITGAPLSKTSISHSGAFMAPQTIRQMMHSFSTYSIEQETDMWDGVITDFGDIEMHVTDLIQSQNRIYSALKEIQSQHNGALIITLGGDHSVSAGAIKAFQETRGRVGIIQFDAHFDLRNTEDGGPSNGTPFRQLIENGVISGDQLVQLGIRDFSNGKLYHDYAKDNGVTVYTMGDIKREGLLTLLKKSVEQLKQTTDNIYISLDMDVLDQAFAPGCPAIGPGGLDSDSLIEGIQWLGENPSVKGMDIVEIDPTLDFRNMTSRLAAYIIMQFSLFYSKREGGK; this is encoded by the coding sequence ATGCAAACTATACCCTTTCTTCGTAAAACAGGTGAAGCGCCGTTTACTGACCGAGGAATTAAGAAGGCAGGACAGCTTCTGAAGCCATGGACAGGTGAGGGTGTGAAAGGGGTAGCGATCACAGGCGCACCTCTTTCAAAAACATCTATATCCCACTCTGGCGCGTTTATGGCACCGCAAACGATCAGACAGATGATGCACTCTTTTTCGACCTATAGCATTGAGCAGGAAACTGACATGTGGGATGGGGTTATCACCGATTTTGGTGACATTGAGATGCATGTAACGGATTTGATTCAATCCCAAAACCGCATTTATTCTGCGTTAAAAGAAATTCAAAGTCAGCATAATGGGGCATTGATTATCACATTGGGTGGCGATCATTCTGTTTCTGCAGGTGCAATTAAAGCCTTTCAGGAAACAAGGGGTCGTGTAGGAATCATCCAGTTTGATGCGCATTTTGATCTAAGAAATACTGAGGATGGCGGTCCATCAAATGGAACACCATTCCGCCAGCTTATCGAAAATGGAGTGATAAGCGGTGATCAGCTCGTGCAGCTGGGTATTCGGGATTTCTCAAACGGGAAGCTTTATCATGATTATGCAAAGGACAATGGTGTAACCGTCTATACGATGGGAGATATCAAACGTGAAGGGCTCCTCACCTTGCTTAAAAAATCAGTTGAACAGTTAAAACAGACAACAGATAACATATACATTTCTTTGGACATGGATGTACTGGATCAGGCGTTTGCCCCAGGCTGTCCAGCGATTGGACCAGGCGGATTAGACAGCGATTCATTAATTGAAGGCATTCAATGGCTTGGTGAGAATCCTTCTGTAAAAGGAATGGATATTGTCGAAATCGATCCGACTCTCGATTTTCGAAATATGACAAGCCGGCTGGCCGCTTATATCATCATGCAATTTTCGCTTTTTTATTCAAAACGAGAAGGAGGAAAATGA
- a CDS encoding helix-turn-helix domain-containing protein, with translation MSEFGRFIENSRKQKSLSKSELARRLSITPQYMADIEKGRMIPSEEKIEKLVTALELNEKEAFKLADKLPLRVLAEAKQEYYKHG, from the coding sequence ATGAGTGAGTTTGGAAGATTCATTGAAAACTCCAGAAAGCAAAAAAGCTTAAGCAAGTCTGAGCTTGCCAGGAGATTAAGCATCACGCCACAGTATATGGCAGATATTGAAAAGGGAAGAATGATTCCTTCTGAAGAGAAGATCGAGAAACTAGTGACTGCTTTGGAGCTGAACGAAAAAGAAGCGTTTAAACTAGCTGATAAACTTCCTTTGCGTGTGCTTGCAGAAGCAAAACAAGAATACTATAAACATGGATAA
- a CDS encoding S8 family serine peptidase yields the protein MNKKFVATTLLATSIMLTPFSVMAESPKQVTDQKITEALVNLNKNKLFDNLESKLQQLTDEEKVPVIIQFNEEFAGGKAFEKLASKVGVFKKSFEYKVINGMAATMTKKQIMLLEHLPFVKQVEYDAPIQMNLETANSWFGTAKARADYGVTGDQDGNERSYSKADSVVAVIDTGIDAAHVDLDGGKVIGWKDLVNNRTTPYDDQGHGTHCASIVAGEGDSNSAHKGVAPGAALVGVKVLDSQGSGSMSTVTAGIDWAVQNKDTYGIEVLSLSLGTSGSSNGQDATSVAVNNASAAGLAVAVAAGNSGPSASTIGSPGAADKAITVGAGADLNEGGFNITYFSSRGPTADGRVKPDIFAPGYNITAAKANSGNQYVTYSGTSMATPFTAGTIALMHDANPSITELQIKNALYSTAIDFGKAGKDNEYGYGRLDGYAAVKTAGGLTGSGPAVPDHFYKRGTLSSGGSQTFSLNVTSAAYPISMTVITENYSPGWFIFPASHNYSVSLIDPSGKTVVSSSQNERQDHAFFKPTQTGVYQVKVSSSRGSGAYDLDVSAGASSLN from the coding sequence GTGAATAAGAAATTCGTGGCGACAACACTTTTAGCGACATCGATCATGCTGACACCGTTTTCGGTAATGGCGGAAAGTCCAAAACAGGTAACGGATCAAAAGATAACGGAGGCACTTGTAAACTTAAATAAAAACAAACTTTTCGATAATCTGGAAAGTAAACTTCAGCAGCTGACAGACGAGGAGAAGGTGCCGGTAATTATTCAATTCAATGAGGAATTCGCCGGTGGAAAGGCCTTTGAGAAACTCGCCTCAAAAGTCGGGGTGTTCAAAAAGTCCTTCGAGTACAAAGTCATCAATGGAATGGCAGCAACGATGACAAAGAAGCAGATAATGCTGCTGGAGCATCTTCCGTTTGTAAAACAAGTAGAATATGATGCACCGATACAAATGAACTTGGAAACAGCGAACAGCTGGTTCGGAACGGCAAAAGCCCGTGCCGATTATGGTGTGACTGGTGATCAAGATGGGAATGAGCGCTCATATTCAAAAGCCGATAGTGTTGTAGCAGTCATTGATACAGGGATTGATGCTGCACACGTTGATCTGGATGGCGGAAAAGTAATCGGGTGGAAAGACCTTGTGAACAATCGTACAACTCCTTATGATGATCAAGGACATGGAACGCATTGTGCCAGCATTGTTGCGGGTGAAGGAGATTCAAATTCTGCACATAAAGGCGTTGCACCAGGAGCTGCTTTAGTTGGTGTTAAAGTGCTGGACAGTCAGGGGTCAGGCAGTATGAGTACCGTTACAGCGGGGATCGACTGGGCCGTACAAAATAAAGATACTTACGGCATTGAGGTTCTTTCATTAAGCCTTGGGACTTCAGGGAGTTCAAACGGACAAGATGCTACATCTGTTGCAGTAAATAATGCATCAGCAGCCGGACTTGCTGTTGCCGTTGCAGCAGGTAACTCAGGGCCATCGGCTTCAACGATCGGATCACCGGGAGCAGCTGATAAAGCAATCACGGTTGGCGCAGGTGCTGATCTAAACGAAGGCGGCTTCAATATCACATACTTCTCTTCTCGCGGCCCAACAGCTGACGGCAGAGTGAAGCCGGATATTTTTGCACCAGGCTATAATATCACAGCAGCAAAAGCTAATTCAGGAAATCAATATGTAACATACAGCGGTACGAGTATGGCTACACCATTTACAGCAGGAACTATTGCCCTTATGCATGATGCGAACCCGTCAATCACTGAGCTGCAAATTAAGAATGCTCTCTATTCAACTGCGATTGATTTTGGGAAGGCTGGTAAAGACAATGAGTATGGATACGGACGTTTAGACGGATATGCTGCAGTAAAAACGGCTGGAGGCCTAACGGGTTCTGGACCTGCCGTGCCGGATCATTTTTATAAACGCGGGACTTTAAGTTCTGGCGGATCACAGACATTCTCACTGAATGTAACATCTGCGGCATATCCGATTTCTATGACTGTCATTACCGAAAACTACAGCCCAGGGTGGTTCATTTTCCCGGCATCCCATAACTACTCTGTTTCATTAATCGATCCAAGCGGAAAAACAGTTGTTAGTTCTTCACAAAATGAGCGCCAGGATCATGCATTCTTCAAGCCGACACAAACAGGTGTTTATCAAGTGAAGGTTTCATCAAGCAGAGGAAGCGGAGCGTATGATTTAGATGTAAGTGCAGGCGCTTCAAGCTTAAACTAA
- a CDS encoding acyltransferase family protein has protein sequence MSTAAKERDYYFDNAKFILIFLVVFGHFISPIKGQNEWLYTIYNFIYTFHMPAFILIGGFFTKGVWRDGYLPKIFKKVLIPYLVFQLVYSLFYYDLYGKSEVKLDFFSPHWTLWFLLSLVFWNILLKIFVKIKYPLVLAIGIGVAVGYIHEIGTYLSLLRTFVFFPVFLLGHLLEKRDFKKILKPSAKAAAAAFLIVLFITYHFIFPNGTKEWLLASSSYSEILGYNDWYGGLIRLAMYGVMFAATFSFLALLPRRKMFFTEFGERTLYIYLLHGFVLKYLFTTDLFASIEENGAYVMLLFLAVIVTLFLASKPVIALTQPFIELRWSKLKRMLKPKPSQPQESES, from the coding sequence ATGAGTACTGCAGCGAAAGAACGCGATTATTATTTTGACAACGCAAAGTTTATTCTTATTTTTCTGGTCGTGTTCGGACACTTTATTTCGCCGATAAAAGGTCAAAACGAGTGGCTTTACACGATCTATAACTTTATTTACACGTTTCACATGCCTGCCTTTATTCTTATTGGCGGATTCTTTACTAAAGGTGTTTGGCGCGACGGTTACCTTCCCAAGATCTTTAAAAAGGTTCTGATCCCTTACCTGGTATTTCAGTTGGTGTATAGTTTATTTTATTATGATCTCTACGGAAAAAGTGAAGTGAAACTAGACTTCTTTTCACCGCATTGGACTCTATGGTTTTTACTGAGTCTTGTATTCTGGAACATTCTTTTAAAGATATTCGTAAAAATTAAGTATCCTTTAGTACTGGCAATTGGTATTGGTGTTGCTGTTGGCTATATTCACGAAATTGGGACCTATTTAAGCCTGCTCCGTACTTTTGTATTTTTTCCGGTTTTTTTACTTGGTCATTTACTTGAAAAAAGAGACTTCAAAAAAATATTGAAGCCTTCTGCAAAAGCTGCTGCTGCTGCTTTTTTAATCGTTTTATTCATTACCTATCACTTTATATTCCCAAACGGAACAAAGGAATGGCTTCTTGCCTCGTCTTCCTATTCTGAAATTCTCGGATATAACGACTGGTATGGAGGACTCATTCGGCTTGCAATGTATGGTGTCATGTTTGCCGCAACATTTAGCTTTTTAGCACTCCTTCCAAGGAGAAAAATGTTTTTCACAGAGTTTGGCGAGCGGACATTGTACATTTATCTGCTGCACGGCTTTGTGTTAAAGTATTTGTTCACAACAGACTTGTTTGCATCAATTGAAGAAAACGGAGCTTATGTTATGCTTCTTTTCCTAGCGGTTATTGTAACGCTGTTTTTAGCAAGCAAACCAGTAATTGCTTTGACACAGCCGTTTATTGAACTACGATGGTCCAAATTGAAGCGTATGTTAAAACCAAAACCTTCTCAGCCTCAAGAAAGCGAAAGTTAA
- the ytvI gene encoding sporulation integral membrane protein YtvI, protein MTVKNVVLLLFLLAGIVIFVFYSIPLLLALLTAIMLEPVVKLFIKLFKGRRLLSVTISFVLFLAGFGILSYWLTTTLVIQVIEFITVLPSYSVHLFEVAEDTFYEMENFYATLPPEVVRTLEEGLVALKEYGVETAKGLTTGILGLITAIPGMLIYFIIYVVAVFLFSLDLPRLYAEFLNLFTTSAREKVELVFSQLSRATVGFFRAQIILSFITYILAIVGLMILDVEYAVIIALLIVIVDILPILGTGSFLVPWAAYSFFINNNDHLAFGLLIMFGVITIVRRIIEPKILGSSLGISALAALVSLYIGFQLLGMIGLIVGPAVVIIYEALRSAGFIKIKIDF, encoded by the coding sequence ATGACTGTAAAAAACGTTGTTTTGTTACTATTTTTGCTCGCTGGAATCGTCATATTTGTCTTTTACAGTATACCTCTCCTTCTCGCATTATTAACCGCCATAATGCTTGAACCGGTAGTGAAATTGTTCATCAAACTATTTAAAGGCAGACGATTGCTGTCGGTTACTATTTCGTTCGTGCTATTTTTAGCTGGCTTTGGAATTCTTTCATACTGGCTGACTACAACACTTGTTATTCAAGTGATCGAGTTCATTACTGTTCTTCCATCCTACTCTGTCCACCTGTTTGAAGTGGCTGAAGATACGTTTTATGAAATGGAAAACTTTTATGCCACTCTACCGCCGGAAGTGGTTAGAACCCTTGAAGAAGGCTTGGTAGCATTAAAGGAATATGGAGTTGAAACCGCAAAGGGATTAACGACGGGAATCTTAGGCCTTATAACTGCAATACCAGGTATGCTGATTTATTTTATTATCTATGTCGTTGCTGTATTTTTATTTTCATTGGATCTGCCTCGCTTGTATGCAGAATTTCTGAACTTATTTACAACTTCTGCCCGCGAAAAGGTTGAACTTGTATTCAGTCAGCTTTCAAGAGCAACTGTTGGCTTTTTTAGAGCACAGATCATCTTAAGCTTTATTACATATATCCTTGCAATAGTGGGACTTATGATTTTAGATGTAGAATACGCGGTAATCATCGCTCTATTAATTGTCATTGTTGATATCCTCCCTATTTTGGGAACAGGTTCATTCCTTGTACCTTGGGCGGCTTACTCGTTCTTTATCAACAATAATGACCACCTCGCTTTTGGTCTGTTAATCATGTTCGGTGTGATTACAATTGTCAGAAGAATCATTGAACCTAAAATCCTTGGATCAAGTCTTGGTATTTCCGCATTGGCAGCTCTCGTATCCTTATATATAGGTTTTCAGCTTCTTGGCATGATAGGATTGATTGTGGGGCCAGCTGTAGTTATTATTTACGAAGCGCTTCGAAGTGCCGGTTTTATTAAAATCAAAATAGACTTTTAA
- a CDS encoding YihY/virulence factor BrkB family protein: MRWVLKQWFRRFFEDKVFDLSAQLAYYFLVSLFPFIFLIFTVMGFLPISSSYVLSLFQSIAPEEAYTLLEYNLIAVLDEHRGDVFSISLIIMIWLATIGTHAIIRVFNLAYQVEESRPFIKELILGMFLTFGLVVAVITALLLPVFGRTIGVYIFEQTGYSHPVWHIWETARYVIGFSVLLFIFSALYMFAPNIKLSFRNVWPGAVFSTAGWHLFSYLFSSYVSIFDYGQIYGNMGALLTLMIWFYLSALILIAGGQLNAILAMRRLERK, encoded by the coding sequence ATGCGATGGGTTTTGAAACAGTGGTTCCGCCGTTTTTTTGAAGATAAAGTTTTCGATCTTTCGGCTCAGTTAGCATATTATTTCTTAGTTTCTTTATTTCCTTTTATTTTTCTTATATTTACTGTTATGGGTTTTTTGCCGATTTCTTCTTCATATGTTCTCTCTCTTTTTCAGTCTATTGCACCAGAAGAAGCATATACCTTACTAGAGTATAATTTAATTGCCGTGTTAGACGAACACCGCGGAGATGTATTTTCGATCTCCTTAATTATCATGATCTGGCTTGCAACCATTGGTACACATGCCATTATACGGGTATTTAATCTCGCTTACCAAGTGGAAGAAAGCAGACCTTTCATTAAAGAATTAATTCTTGGGATGTTTTTGACTTTCGGTCTAGTAGTGGCAGTGATCACTGCATTACTGCTTCCTGTTTTTGGACGGACCATAGGAGTCTATATATTTGAGCAAACAGGATATTCTCATCCGGTATGGCACATTTGGGAAACGGCAAGATATGTGATTGGTTTTTCCGTCCTGCTCTTTATCTTTTCAGCGCTTTACATGTTCGCTCCAAACATAAAGCTTTCATTTCGTAATGTTTGGCCTGGCGCAGTATTTTCCACAGCTGGATGGCATTTATTTTCGTATCTTTTTTCTTCGTATGTATCCATTTTTGATTATGGACAAATTTACGGAAATATGGGAGCACTATTAACCCTTATGATCTGGTTCTATCTTTCCGCATTGATTTTAATAGCAGGAGGACAGTTGAATGCAATATTGGCAATGAGGAGGCTAGAAAGAAAATAA
- a CDS encoding TerC family protein, translated as MELFAPDFWSALLAIVIIDLVLAGDNAIVIGLAARNLPKENQKKVIIWGTVGAIVIRAAATLAVVWLLKIPGLLLGGGLILLYIAYKLMIEEKDHDIEAQNNVFAAIKTIIIADAVMGLDNVLAVAGAAHGDFLLVVIGLLISVPIVVWGSTLFLKLMEKYPFIITIGAGVLAWTASKMIVGEKFMKPYFENDFIKYGFEILMVVIVLGLGTLKKKKMAEEKAAASNEKVPEPSNNEA; from the coding sequence ATGGAGTTATTTGCACCAGATTTTTGGTCAGCTTTGCTCGCAATTGTCATTATTGATTTGGTTTTGGCTGGAGATAATGCAATCGTTATAGGTTTAGCAGCTAGAAACTTACCGAAAGAAAATCAGAAAAAAGTAATCATTTGGGGTACAGTGGGTGCCATCGTGATTCGTGCGGCAGCGACACTCGCTGTTGTATGGCTATTAAAAATTCCAGGTTTGCTGCTGGGCGGCGGACTAATTCTTTTATATATTGCCTACAAGCTAATGATAGAAGAAAAAGATCATGATATTGAAGCACAAAATAATGTTTTTGCAGCAATTAAAACGATAATCATCGCCGACGCAGTTATGGGTCTTGATAACGTTCTTGCGGTAGCTGGTGCAGCACATGGTGACTTCCTGCTTGTTGTTATCGGACTATTAATCTCAGTTCCGATCGTTGTTTGGGGAAGTACACTCTTTCTGAAGCTGATGGAAAAATATCCTTTTATTATCACCATCGGAGCAGGTGTTCTTGCTTGGACAGCTTCTAAAATGATCGTAGGCGAGAAATTCATGAAGCCATACTTTGAAAACGACTTTATTAAATATGGTTTTGAAATTTTAATGGTTGTTATTGTTTTAGGGCTTGGAACTCTTAAGAAGAAAAAAATGGCTGAAGAAAAAGCAGCAGCATCTAATGAAAAAGTGCCAGAGCCTTCAAATAACGAAGCATAA
- a CDS encoding ABC transporter permease — protein MINLVRNEMLKLLRKKRLYVIVLIIAFLVPLFTYAQFKEIQDQREKMGTQDWRTVLQQEITDTQNRLSSSRIQDEWRKYLKIRLSQQQYYLENDIDPRAPGAPTFMRIFVENSIDLLLPLLVMVIVADLVSSEASGGTIKLLLTRPVKRWRILLSKYLAMLLSVSFIVLSVAVLSYAISGMVFGYGGWNMPLLTGFAVSGDELLTDNVHIVPQWQYILMEFGLVWYVCVIVGTLTFMLSVLLRSTAAVMGIMLASLIAGAILVNMVSSWESAKYFFMVNLNLTNYVSGMATPIEGMSLGFSMAVLAVWGLAGFIIAFVTFSKRDIY, from the coding sequence TTGATTAATCTTGTACGCAACGAAATGCTGAAGCTTTTGCGTAAAAAAAGGCTGTATGTCATCGTCCTCATCATCGCTTTTCTAGTGCCGTTATTTACATATGCACAGTTCAAAGAGATTCAGGATCAGCGGGAAAAGATGGGTACTCAGGACTGGCGCACTGTGCTTCAGCAAGAGATCACAGATACACAAAACAGACTAAGCTCGAGCCGAATTCAAGATGAATGGCGGAAATATTTAAAGATCAGATTGTCTCAGCAGCAATATTATCTCGAAAATGATATCGATCCACGGGCACCAGGAGCACCAACTTTCATGCGCATTTTCGTTGAGAACTCGATCGACCTCTTGCTGCCGCTTCTAGTTATGGTAATCGTTGCTGATCTCGTTTCCTCTGAAGCTAGCGGAGGTACAATTAAACTCTTATTAACAAGACCGGTAAAAAGGTGGCGGATTTTGCTAAGCAAATACTTAGCCATGCTGCTCTCGGTATCTTTCATCGTATTGTCAGTTGCTGTGCTGTCTTATGCAATATCCGGAATGGTGTTCGGGTACGGCGGCTGGAATATGCCTCTTTTGACAGGGTTCGCCGTTTCAGGTGATGAGTTGCTGACAGACAACGTCCACATCGTGCCTCAGTGGCAATACATTCTGATGGAGTTCGGCCTTGTCTGGTATGTATGTGTCATCGTAGGCACATTAACTTTCATGCTGTCGGTTTTACTGCGCAGCACCGCAGCCGTAATGGGAATCATGCTAGCTTCACTCATCGCAGGAGCTATATTAGTCAACATGGTTTCCTCATGGGAAAGTGCTAAATACTTTTTCATGGTGAACCTGAATCTCACAAACTATGTTAGCGGAATGGCTACTCCGATCGAAGGCATGTCATTAGGATTCTCAATGGCCGTCCTTGCTGTCTGGGGACTCGCCGGGTTCATCATCGCATTTGTTACATTCTCAAAACGGGATATCTATTAA